In Dioscorea cayenensis subsp. rotundata cultivar TDr96_F1 chromosome 13, TDr96_F1_v2_PseudoChromosome.rev07_lg8_w22 25.fasta, whole genome shotgun sequence, the sequence CCCACAACATATGCACTTTTCCAATTGATCTTATTATGGTAAGTTATCTGACATGTTAATTAATCATGCTAAAAtagaaattatgaattaaaagtaaaatttttaaagaaacatATCCTGAGTCAAACTGTTTTTCATAAAGGGCTTTCACACCATCATATTTCTAAACATATATATTCCACATGTGTAATCAATTACTTGGAGGCCAATTCAACTAAGTATAGCTTCATGTTGCcaagattttttatatatttgctttttaaagaaaaaaaaaacaaaaaataaaagttggTGGCGACTTGTTTACTTGGAGACCAAGTTTATTCAAGTCAATGTAAACTCATTGGGATTTCACCTCGAggtactgtttttttttaattgaaaaattcaagaaaatacttcaaaaatgtttaaaaaattctaaagacAGAAATAACAAGagataaaattatttcaatgaaaaaaaattaaacattaattttgtTGAGTAACTACAAGCTCAACAAATACTTATGCCTCCATTTTATTTGGGTTTTTACAGTTTGATCTCCAGTTTTCTTTGAAACAAATACCTTATATAAAGAACTTGTTACTAATAAACTAATAAgccattgatttatataaaacattataCATATAGAAATAATTATTAAGTAATGAGaagttaaaaactaattatgatAACCACAAAACAATGAGCCTTTAATGaccaaattttacaaaaattattacatagttaaaaattaattaaaattaaaaaaacttaaaaaaataataaaataataataataataataataagtaacaACTACTACTTGTCAACAATGGCGGCTCCTCACAAACCATGCATGATGATCAGTCTTTGAATAATTCAAAACCCACCAACTTACCTCTATATATAACTCACTCAAGAACACCGTCAGGCATCAACAATCATACAACCAGAGAGATAGAAGAACAGAAACAGAAGAAGataaaaatgatgaacaatGAGAGCTTCGCCGGTGTAGGTTCAACAATTGCAAGCTTGATGTTCTTGTGGGCAGTTTGCAGGCAATACTTTCCCTACCAGCTTGAGAACTACTTCTCCAAATACTACACAAAGTTCATCACCCTCATCTATCCATACATAGAGATCAGCTTCCCTGAATACTCCGGCCAGAGAATCAAACGCAGCGAGGCATACACCGCCATCGAGTCCTACCTCTCCAACACCACCTCCGAACGTGCCAGACGTCTCAAAGCTGAGATGGGCCATGACAGTGATAAACTCATCCTCAGCATGGCAGAGAATGAAGAGATCACTGATGAGTTCTGTGGTGTCAAGCTCTGGTGGTTTTCAAGGAAGACCTCGTCGGATAGACAGACCATATCTTTCTACCCGACCGACGAGGATAAACGGTCTTACCGTCTGACGTTTCACCGGAGACATAGAGTGCTGATCAATGAGTCTTATCTTCCTCTTGTCATCCAACAAGGTAAGGCCATTGCTGTGcaaaagaggaagagaaagctCTACACTAACAGTTCAAGCTTTGATTACACTGAGTATAGGAAGTTGGTTTGGAGCCATGTTCCGTTTGAGCATCCTGCCACGTTTGAAACCTTAGCTGTAGACCCTCAGATGAAAGGTGAGATAATGCAAGACTTGGTGAAGTTTAGCAAGAGCAAGGAGTACTATGCCAAGATTGGGAAGCCATGGAAGAGAGGTTACTTGCTTTATGGTCCTCCAGGAACTGGGAAATCCACAATGATTGCAGCCATGGCTAACTTGCTGGATTATGATGTTTATGATCTTGAACTCACTGCAGTGAAGGATAATAGTG encodes:
- the LOC120274555 gene encoding AAA-ATPase ASD, mitochondrial-like, encoding MMNNESFAGVGSTIASLMFLWAVCRQYFPYQLENYFSKYYTKFITLIYPYIEISFPEYSGQRIKRSEAYTAIESYLSNTTSERARRLKAEMGHDSDKLILSMAENEEITDEFCGVKLWWFSRKTSSDRQTISFYPTDEDKRSYRLTFHRRHRVLINESYLPLVIQQGKAIAVQKRKRKLYTNSSSFDYTEYRKLVWSHVPFEHPATFETLAVDPQMKGEIMQDLVKFSKSKEYYAKIGKPWKRGYLLYGPPGTGKSTMIAAMANLLDYDVYDLELTAVKDNSALRKLLLNTTSKSIIVIEDIDCSLDLSGKRKTGGDQQEGNKEEEEKKKAMGGPPGKEESKVTLSGLLNCIDGLWSACGGEKLIVFTTNHIEKLDPALIRRGRMDKHIELGFCGYEGFKVLAKNYLGVESHPLFDSIHELLKEKKMSPADVAENLMPKNESEDQADLCLQSLVKALKECKSVNEKDEEEKVEEEEQNLKTNEEMLENDGIVVDNEGKENKED